Proteins encoded in a region of the Drosophila sechellia strain sech25 chromosome 2L, ASM438219v1, whole genome shotgun sequence genome:
- the LOC6618268 gene encoding uncharacterized protein LOC6618268 isoform X4, whose amino-acid sequence MTLLGPSAPGMAFMMKKKKYKFNVEVQLQDLVEVALVNEVLFAKIRLLDGGSFQEYSSREEVRNHRVEWNRSFEFPCKMSANASTGVLDPCHLRISIRKEMKGGRSYYKLGFIDLNLAEFAGAGLTSRRFLLEGYDSRHRLDNSMLRVSIKMHMLSGDILFKAPTPNLKSKQSKPSMDDFSNAATGVGLQIPTATALPSIGSGSGGASVSLGGSGVTLGGIPGNQSLPGTRPVSTTKEEDIDNQALIATIVTDSGLSESSESGITLTTDNLQQHASVIIANPISPVTQPLPQLGIIGSNNYGTTVGAIGFSGAGNATLIEMGHSRNSSNTSQMSKGSGYSSFSHSQHSRQSSEGDSGHASRFRKSVSLFNRLNQRAINAMKLNIPRSRQNGQKGDELQQCNSLPVVVAKSHRVHTHLSLSTTVEYASDEQLYQTPNATMTNSQKLAFEDFRTPMAELAAPLFQPMGAGCSGTPSSTYRSAGSPSHNTQYYDSEESSDTDESLNNESGDNDSGLEENFHTPRVAKIKSMENLSILEMEFHKASIELDRNSPRRLKQLAEHAQIPKMKSLNNLCFDHYAEQSVREEFQRMHEQSLQERMRFQQHHQLRKNSSTSNGSATKMYVKHLSHQNHHHIKVGNAKFIGQDGNDSPQSMHYPIQKMRSMGTIQDIVSDRIEPDPFLTPTTERKPNFSRLVQSAEKTVLGSSYVNRLLTYDAVDSPSEPFNSSVSFMSRTPFQRAYRRNIQQGSSSTPLATQDFFAVRPHSTSAAYELMRNPSSGSLVISDTGSLDRTKSSGEKRKKGALDDGPRVSDRVEETRVNPDSLIDEILKDTKLDQLEESAETSGLQLYIARDGTASLGGHEVKSSVRAGALKQVVMQDRR is encoded by the exons ATGACACTTCTTGGGCCTAGCGCCCCTGGCATGGCCTTTAtgatgaaaaagaaaaagtacAAGTTCAATGTTGAAGTGCAATTGCAGGATTTAGTAGAGGTGGCCCTGGTCAATGAGGTGCTGTTCGCAAAGATACGGTTGCTGGATGGAGGTTCTTTTCAGGAGTACAGTAGTCG CGAGGAAGTGCGCAACCATCGAGTAGAATGGAACCGCAGCTTTGAGTTTCCGTGCAAGATGAGCGCTAATGCCTCAACCGGCGTTTTAGATCCTTGCCACCTGCGTATATCAATACGCAAAGAAATGAAGGGAGGACGAAGTTACTATAAGCTTGGTTTTATCGACCTCAATCTGGCCGAATTCGCTGGCGCCGGCCTCACCTCCCGTCGGTTTCTCCTGGAGGGCTATGACTCAAGACACCGCCTAGACAATTCGATGTTGCGAGTGAGCATTAAGATGCATATGCTTAGCGGTGACATTCTGTTCAAAGC ACCCACGCCAAATCTAAAGAGCAAGCAGAGCAAGCCTTCAATGGATGACTTTTCAAATGCAGCCACTGGAGTAGGTCTGCAAATTCCGACGGCTACCGCATTGCCCAGTATAGGAAGCGGAAGCGGTGGCGCATCCGTTTCCTTGGGCGGTAGTGGAGTCACTTTGGGCGGCATCCCCGGTAATCAGTCGTTACCCGGAACGCGACCCGTTTCCACCACAAAGGAGGAGG ATATCGACAACCAGGCTTTGATAGCAACTATTGTGACAGACTCCGGCTTGTCGGAGTCCTCGGAATCGGGGATAACGTTGACTACGGATAATCTCCAGCAGCATGCCTCAGTCATCATAGCTAATCCTATTAGTCCTGTGACCCAGCCGCTACCGCAACTGGGAATCATTGGCAGCAACAATTACGGGACAACAGTAGGGGCTATCGGATTCTCTGGCGCCGGCAACGCCACCCTCATAGAAATGGGTCATTCAAGAAATTCCAGTAATACTAGTCAA ATGTCAAAAGGTTCGGGTTACAGTAGTTTTTCGCACAGTCAACACTCAAGGCAAAGTTCTGAGGGTGATTCGGGACATGCTAG TCGCTTTAGAAAATCCGTTTCTCTATTTAATAGACTCAATCAGAGAGCAATTAATGCCATGAAATTGAATATACCACGTAGCCGACAGAACGGTCAAAAGGGAGATGAGCTTCAACAATGTAACAGCTTGCCAGTGGTAGTAGCCAAAAGCCACCGTGTTCATACTCATCTCAGTCTCAGCACCACTGTTGAATACGCTAGCGATGAACAGCTCTACCAGACTCCAAACGCCACCATGACCAACTCTCAAAAGTTGGCCTTTGAGGACTTCCGTACTCCAATGGCAGAACTTGCAGCTCCTCTCTTTCAACCGATGGGAGCTGGCTGTAGTGGTACTCCCAGCTCTACATATCGCAGTGCCGGATCTCCATCCCACAACACCCAATATTATGACAGCGAAGAGTCGAGCGACACTGATGAGTCTCTTAACAACGAATCGGGCGACAATGATTCTGGCCTAGAGGAAAACTTTCATACTCCCCGTGTAGCCAAGATTAAGTCGATGGAGAATCTCTCTATTCTGGAGATGGAGTTTCACAAGGCTTCTATAGAACTGGACCGAAATTCACCGCGCCGTCTAAAGCAACTGGCTGAGCATGCGCAGATCCCAAAGATGAAGTCGCTAAACAACCTCTGTTTTGACCATTATGCAGAGCAGTCTGTGCGCGAAGAGTTTCAGCGTATGCACGAACAGTCGCTTCAGGAGCGAATGCGCTTTCAACAGCACCATCAATTACGGAAGAACTCCAGCACATCAAACGGGTCGGCGACGAAGATGTACGTAAAGCATTTGAGTCATCAGAATCATCATCACATAAAAGTCGGTAACGCCAAGTTCATCGGGCAGGACGGCAATGACAGTCCACAATCGATGCACTATCCCATTCAAAAGATGCGATCAATGGGTACCATACAGGACATTGTAAGCGACCGCATTGAGCCTGACCCGTTCCTCACTCCAACCACCGAGCGGAAGCCTAATTTTTCGCGACTAGTCCAGTCCGCGGAGAAGACGGTGCTGGGCAGCAGCTATGTCAATCGTCTCCTTACCTACGATGCCGTGGACTCTCCGTCGGAGCCGTTTAACAGCTCAGTGTCCTTTATGTCGCGTACCCCCTTTCAGAGAGCTTATCGGCGCAACATACAACAAGGCAGCTCTTCGACGCCTCTGGCTACTCAGGATTTCTTCGCCGTGCGACCACATTCCACAAGTGCTGCCTATGAGCTAATGAG GAATCCCAGCTCCGGTTCGTTAGTTATTAGTGATACGGGATCTCTAGATCGGACGAAAAGCAGCGGTGAGAAGCGCAAAAAGGGCGCGCTCGATGACGGGCCACGTGTTTCCGACCGAGTGGAAGAGACACGGGTCAATCCAGACTCATTAATTGATGAGATTTTAAAGGATACTAAACTTGATCAGCTGGAGGAATCCGCAGAAA CCTCAGGCCTTCAACTGTACATCGCTCGCGATGGAACCGCCTCCCTGGGCGGACACGAGGTTAAATCAAGCGTACGAGCAGGCGCCCTAAAGCAGGTGGTAATGCAGGATAGAAGATAG
- the LOC6618268 gene encoding uncharacterized protein LOC6618268 isoform X5 has product MTLLGPSAPGMAFMMKKKKYKFNVEVQLQDLVEVALVNEVLFAKIRLLDGGSFQEYSSREEVRNHRVEWNRSFEFPCKMSANASTGVLDPCHLRISIRKEMKGGRSYYKLGFIDLNLAEFAGAGLTSRRFLLEGYDSRHRLDNSMLRVSIKMHMLSGDILFKAPTPNLKSKQSKPSMDDFSNAATGVGLQIPTATALPSIGSGSGGASVSLGGSGVTLGGIPGNQSLPGTRPVSTTKEEDIDNQALIATIVTDSGLSESSESGITLTTDNLQQHASVIIANPISPVTQPLPQLGIIGSNNYGTTVGAIGFSGAGNATLIEMGHSRNSSNTSQMSKGSGYSSFSHSQHSRQSSEGDSGHARLNQRAINAMKLNIPRSRQNGQKGDELQQCNSLPVVVAKSHRVHTHLSLSTTVEYASDEQLYQTPNATMTNSQKLAFEDFRTPMAELAAPLFQPMGAGCSGTPSSTYRSAGSPSHNTQYYDSEESSDTDESLNNESGDNDSGLEENFHTPRVAKIKSMENLSILEMEFHKASIELDRNSPRRLKQLAEHAQIPKMKSLNNLCFDHYAEQSVREEFQRMHEQSLQERMRFQQHHQLRKNSSTSNGSATKMYVKHLSHQNHHHIKVGNAKFIGQDGNDSPQSMHYPIQKMRSMGTIQDIVSDRIEPDPFLTPTTERKPNFSRLVQSAEKTVLGSSYVNRLLTYDAVDSPSEPFNSSVSFMSRTPFQRAYRRNIQQGSSSTPLATQDFFAVRPHSTSAAYELMRNPSSGSLVISDTGSLDRTKSSGEKRKKGALDDGPRVSDRVEETRVNPDSLIDEILKDTKLDQLEESAETSGLQLYIARDGTASLGGHEVKSSVRAGALKQVVMQDRR; this is encoded by the exons ATGACACTTCTTGGGCCTAGCGCCCCTGGCATGGCCTTTAtgatgaaaaagaaaaagtacAAGTTCAATGTTGAAGTGCAATTGCAGGATTTAGTAGAGGTGGCCCTGGTCAATGAGGTGCTGTTCGCAAAGATACGGTTGCTGGATGGAGGTTCTTTTCAGGAGTACAGTAGTCG CGAGGAAGTGCGCAACCATCGAGTAGAATGGAACCGCAGCTTTGAGTTTCCGTGCAAGATGAGCGCTAATGCCTCAACCGGCGTTTTAGATCCTTGCCACCTGCGTATATCAATACGCAAAGAAATGAAGGGAGGACGAAGTTACTATAAGCTTGGTTTTATCGACCTCAATCTGGCCGAATTCGCTGGCGCCGGCCTCACCTCCCGTCGGTTTCTCCTGGAGGGCTATGACTCAAGACACCGCCTAGACAATTCGATGTTGCGAGTGAGCATTAAGATGCATATGCTTAGCGGTGACATTCTGTTCAAAGC ACCCACGCCAAATCTAAAGAGCAAGCAGAGCAAGCCTTCAATGGATGACTTTTCAAATGCAGCCACTGGAGTAGGTCTGCAAATTCCGACGGCTACCGCATTGCCCAGTATAGGAAGCGGAAGCGGTGGCGCATCCGTTTCCTTGGGCGGTAGTGGAGTCACTTTGGGCGGCATCCCCGGTAATCAGTCGTTACCCGGAACGCGACCCGTTTCCACCACAAAGGAGGAGG ATATCGACAACCAGGCTTTGATAGCAACTATTGTGACAGACTCCGGCTTGTCGGAGTCCTCGGAATCGGGGATAACGTTGACTACGGATAATCTCCAGCAGCATGCCTCAGTCATCATAGCTAATCCTATTAGTCCTGTGACCCAGCCGCTACCGCAACTGGGAATCATTGGCAGCAACAATTACGGGACAACAGTAGGGGCTATCGGATTCTCTGGCGCCGGCAACGCCACCCTCATAGAAATGGGTCATTCAAGAAATTCCAGTAATACTAGTCAA ATGTCAAAAGGTTCGGGTTACAGTAGTTTTTCGCACAGTCAACACTCAAGGCAAAGTTCTGAGGGTGATTCGGGACATGCTAG ACTCAATCAGAGAGCAATTAATGCCATGAAATTGAATATACCACGTAGCCGACAGAACGGTCAAAAGGGAGATGAGCTTCAACAATGTAACAGCTTGCCAGTGGTAGTAGCCAAAAGCCACCGTGTTCATACTCATCTCAGTCTCAGCACCACTGTTGAATACGCTAGCGATGAACAGCTCTACCAGACTCCAAACGCCACCATGACCAACTCTCAAAAGTTGGCCTTTGAGGACTTCCGTACTCCAATGGCAGAACTTGCAGCTCCTCTCTTTCAACCGATGGGAGCTGGCTGTAGTGGTACTCCCAGCTCTACATATCGCAGTGCCGGATCTCCATCCCACAACACCCAATATTATGACAGCGAAGAGTCGAGCGACACTGATGAGTCTCTTAACAACGAATCGGGCGACAATGATTCTGGCCTAGAGGAAAACTTTCATACTCCCCGTGTAGCCAAGATTAAGTCGATGGAGAATCTCTCTATTCTGGAGATGGAGTTTCACAAGGCTTCTATAGAACTGGACCGAAATTCACCGCGCCGTCTAAAGCAACTGGCTGAGCATGCGCAGATCCCAAAGATGAAGTCGCTAAACAACCTCTGTTTTGACCATTATGCAGAGCAGTCTGTGCGCGAAGAGTTTCAGCGTATGCACGAACAGTCGCTTCAGGAGCGAATGCGCTTTCAACAGCACCATCAATTACGGAAGAACTCCAGCACATCAAACGGGTCGGCGACGAAGATGTACGTAAAGCATTTGAGTCATCAGAATCATCATCACATAAAAGTCGGTAACGCCAAGTTCATCGGGCAGGACGGCAATGACAGTCCACAATCGATGCACTATCCCATTCAAAAGATGCGATCAATGGGTACCATACAGGACATTGTAAGCGACCGCATTGAGCCTGACCCGTTCCTCACTCCAACCACCGAGCGGAAGCCTAATTTTTCGCGACTAGTCCAGTCCGCGGAGAAGACGGTGCTGGGCAGCAGCTATGTCAATCGTCTCCTTACCTACGATGCCGTGGACTCTCCGTCGGAGCCGTTTAACAGCTCAGTGTCCTTTATGTCGCGTACCCCCTTTCAGAGAGCTTATCGGCGCAACATACAACAAGGCAGCTCTTCGACGCCTCTGGCTACTCAGGATTTCTTCGCCGTGCGACCACATTCCACAAGTGCTGCCTATGAGCTAATGAG GAATCCCAGCTCCGGTTCGTTAGTTATTAGTGATACGGGATCTCTAGATCGGACGAAAAGCAGCGGTGAGAAGCGCAAAAAGGGCGCGCTCGATGACGGGCCACGTGTTTCCGACCGAGTGGAAGAGACACGGGTCAATCCAGACTCATTAATTGATGAGATTTTAAAGGATACTAAACTTGATCAGCTGGAGGAATCCGCAGAAA CCTCAGGCCTTCAACTGTACATCGCTCGCGATGGAACCGCCTCCCTGGGCGGACACGAGGTTAAATCAAGCGTACGAGCAGGCGCCCTAAAGCAGGTGGTAATGCAGGATAGAAGATAG
- the LOC6618268 gene encoding autotransporter adhesin BpaC isoform X6 yields MTLLGPSAPGMAFMMKKKKYKFNVEVQLQDLVEVALVNEVLFAKIRLLDGGSFQEYSSREEVRNHRVEWNRSFEFPCKMSANASTGVLDPCHLRISIRKEMKGGRSYYKLGFIDLNLAEFAGAGLTSRRFLLEGYDSRHRLDNSMLRVSIKMHMLSGDILFKAPTPNLKSKQSKPSMDDFSNAATGVGLQIPTATALPSIGSGSGGASVSLGGSGVTLGGIPGNQSLPGTRPVSTTKEEDIDNQALIATIVTDSGLSESSESGITLTTDNLQQHASVIIANPISPVTQPLPQLGIIGSNNYGTTVGAIGFSGAGNATLIEMGHSRNSSNTSQMSKGSGYSSFSHSQHSRQSSEGDSGHARNFSGVPRRLFDGNITTAGQNSNMGAVSTNRQQQPCAAGTNTFIGSNLSPCGTLASIHSNHSASSSNGSNSSSSGAVITFQCNAGNGQDTVDSANHQQQMTVGSPNGHGSNPRLGNVMSGDAISSMAASPTDACSIRSNPSAASLLLSTSAAAAEASALASATTMSVSGATLSPLATTQIIRRPSITMMNPSSGSLVISDTGSLDRTKSSGEKRKKGALDDGPRVSDRVEETRVNPDSLIDEILKDTKLDQLEESAETSGLQLYIARDGTASLGGHEVKSSVRAGALKQVVMQDRR; encoded by the exons ATGACACTTCTTGGGCCTAGCGCCCCTGGCATGGCCTTTAtgatgaaaaagaaaaagtacAAGTTCAATGTTGAAGTGCAATTGCAGGATTTAGTAGAGGTGGCCCTGGTCAATGAGGTGCTGTTCGCAAAGATACGGTTGCTGGATGGAGGTTCTTTTCAGGAGTACAGTAGTCG CGAGGAAGTGCGCAACCATCGAGTAGAATGGAACCGCAGCTTTGAGTTTCCGTGCAAGATGAGCGCTAATGCCTCAACCGGCGTTTTAGATCCTTGCCACCTGCGTATATCAATACGCAAAGAAATGAAGGGAGGACGAAGTTACTATAAGCTTGGTTTTATCGACCTCAATCTGGCCGAATTCGCTGGCGCCGGCCTCACCTCCCGTCGGTTTCTCCTGGAGGGCTATGACTCAAGACACCGCCTAGACAATTCGATGTTGCGAGTGAGCATTAAGATGCATATGCTTAGCGGTGACATTCTGTTCAAAGC ACCCACGCCAAATCTAAAGAGCAAGCAGAGCAAGCCTTCAATGGATGACTTTTCAAATGCAGCCACTGGAGTAGGTCTGCAAATTCCGACGGCTACCGCATTGCCCAGTATAGGAAGCGGAAGCGGTGGCGCATCCGTTTCCTTGGGCGGTAGTGGAGTCACTTTGGGCGGCATCCCCGGTAATCAGTCGTTACCCGGAACGCGACCCGTTTCCACCACAAAGGAGGAGG ATATCGACAACCAGGCTTTGATAGCAACTATTGTGACAGACTCCGGCTTGTCGGAGTCCTCGGAATCGGGGATAACGTTGACTACGGATAATCTCCAGCAGCATGCCTCAGTCATCATAGCTAATCCTATTAGTCCTGTGACCCAGCCGCTACCGCAACTGGGAATCATTGGCAGCAACAATTACGGGACAACAGTAGGGGCTATCGGATTCTCTGGCGCCGGCAACGCCACCCTCATAGAAATGGGTCATTCAAGAAATTCCAGTAATACTAGTCAA ATGTCAAAAGGTTCGGGTTACAGTAGTTTTTCGCACAGTCAACACTCAAGGCAAAGTTCTGAGGGTGATTCGGGACATGCTAG AAACTTCAGTGGAGTTCCTCGTCGACTCTTTGATGGCAATATCACTACTGCAGGCCAGAACAGCAACATGGGTGCTGTCAGCACCAATAGACAGCAGCAACCTTGTGCTGCAGGAACTAACACTTTTATTGGATCCAATTTATCACCTTGTGGAACTTTGGCCAGTATACACTCAAACCATTCGGCCTCTTCTTCAaatggcagcaacagcagcagcagtggggCAGTCATTACCTTCCAGTGTAACGCAGGCAATGGACAGGATACAGTAGACTCGGCAAACCATCAACAGCAGATGACAGTGGGATCGCCCAACGGTCATGGAAGCAACCCCCGGTTGGGCAACGTCATGTCAGGCGATGCCATTAGCTCAATGGCCGCCAGTCCGACAGACGCTTGTAGTATTCGTTCTAATCCGTCGGCTGCCTCACTTCTTCTTTCCACGTCGGCAGCTGCAGCAGAGGCTTCTGCATTGGCGTCGGCAACTACTATGTCCGTTTCGGGAGCAACACTATCACCTCTAGCCACCACCCAAATCATTCGCCGCCCAAGCATCACAATGAT GAATCCCAGCTCCGGTTCGTTAGTTATTAGTGATACGGGATCTCTAGATCGGACGAAAAGCAGCGGTGAGAAGCGCAAAAAGGGCGCGCTCGATGACGGGCCACGTGTTTCCGACCGAGTGGAAGAGACACGGGTCAATCCAGACTCATTAATTGATGAGATTTTAAAGGATACTAAACTTGATCAGCTGGAGGAATCCGCAGAAA CCTCAGGCCTTCAACTGTACATCGCTCGCGATGGAACCGCCTCCCTGGGCGGACACGAGGTTAAATCAAGCGTACGAGCAGGCGCCCTAAAGCAGGTGGTAATGCAGGATAGAAGATAG
- the LOC6618268 gene encoding protein FAM102A isoform X7: MTLLGPSAPGMAFMMKKKKYKFNVEVQLQDLVEVALVNEVLFAKIRLLDGGSFQEYSSREEVRNHRVEWNRSFEFPCKMSANASTGVLDPCHLRISIRKEMKGGRSYYKLGFIDLNLAEFAGAGLTSRRFLLEGYDSRHRLDNSMLRVSIKMHMLSGDILFKAPTPNLKSKQSKPSMDDFSNAATGVGLQIPTATALPSIGSGSGGASVSLGGSGVTLGGIPGNQSLPGTRPVSTTKEEDIDNQALIATIVTDSGLSESSESGITLTTDNLQQHASVIIANPISPVTQPLPQLGIIGSNNYGTTVGAIGFSGAGNATLIEMGHSRNSSNTSQMSKGSGYSSFSHSQHSRQSSEGDSGHARNPSSGSLVISDTGSLDRTKSSGEKRKKGALDDGPRVSDRVEETRVNPDSLIDEILKDTKLDQLEESAETSGLQLYIARDGTASLGGHEVKSSVRAGALKQVVMQDRR; this comes from the exons ATGACACTTCTTGGGCCTAGCGCCCCTGGCATGGCCTTTAtgatgaaaaagaaaaagtacAAGTTCAATGTTGAAGTGCAATTGCAGGATTTAGTAGAGGTGGCCCTGGTCAATGAGGTGCTGTTCGCAAAGATACGGTTGCTGGATGGAGGTTCTTTTCAGGAGTACAGTAGTCG CGAGGAAGTGCGCAACCATCGAGTAGAATGGAACCGCAGCTTTGAGTTTCCGTGCAAGATGAGCGCTAATGCCTCAACCGGCGTTTTAGATCCTTGCCACCTGCGTATATCAATACGCAAAGAAATGAAGGGAGGACGAAGTTACTATAAGCTTGGTTTTATCGACCTCAATCTGGCCGAATTCGCTGGCGCCGGCCTCACCTCCCGTCGGTTTCTCCTGGAGGGCTATGACTCAAGACACCGCCTAGACAATTCGATGTTGCGAGTGAGCATTAAGATGCATATGCTTAGCGGTGACATTCTGTTCAAAGC ACCCACGCCAAATCTAAAGAGCAAGCAGAGCAAGCCTTCAATGGATGACTTTTCAAATGCAGCCACTGGAGTAGGTCTGCAAATTCCGACGGCTACCGCATTGCCCAGTATAGGAAGCGGAAGCGGTGGCGCATCCGTTTCCTTGGGCGGTAGTGGAGTCACTTTGGGCGGCATCCCCGGTAATCAGTCGTTACCCGGAACGCGACCCGTTTCCACCACAAAGGAGGAGG ATATCGACAACCAGGCTTTGATAGCAACTATTGTGACAGACTCCGGCTTGTCGGAGTCCTCGGAATCGGGGATAACGTTGACTACGGATAATCTCCAGCAGCATGCCTCAGTCATCATAGCTAATCCTATTAGTCCTGTGACCCAGCCGCTACCGCAACTGGGAATCATTGGCAGCAACAATTACGGGACAACAGTAGGGGCTATCGGATTCTCTGGCGCCGGCAACGCCACCCTCATAGAAATGGGTCATTCAAGAAATTCCAGTAATACTAGTCAA ATGTCAAAAGGTTCGGGTTACAGTAGTTTTTCGCACAGTCAACACTCAAGGCAAAGTTCTGAGGGTGATTCGGGACATGCTAG GAATCCCAGCTCCGGTTCGTTAGTTATTAGTGATACGGGATCTCTAGATCGGACGAAAAGCAGCGGTGAGAAGCGCAAAAAGGGCGCGCTCGATGACGGGCCACGTGTTTCCGACCGAGTGGAAGAGACACGGGTCAATCCAGACTCATTAATTGATGAGATTTTAAAGGATACTAAACTTGATCAGCTGGAGGAATCCGCAGAAA CCTCAGGCCTTCAACTGTACATCGCTCGCGATGGAACCGCCTCCCTGGGCGGACACGAGGTTAAATCAAGCGTACGAGCAGGCGCCCTAAAGCAGGTGGTAATGCAGGATAGAAGATAG